The following nucleotide sequence is from Prosthecobacter dejongeii.
AAGCGTGTAACCCAGCTTGCGACGACGACGGATGAGCAGGGCATTCAAAAACGGGTTCCGCAGCGGCTGGTAAACGGTGGCGGGCTGGCGACCGAAGACAAACAGGGAGGGCACCTGGGTGAGGATCTCCCAGCAGCTCAGGTGGCAGACGAGATAGAGGATGGGCTTACCCACTGCCATGGCCTCATGCGTGTGGTGGATGCCCTCCACCGTCACGCGCTTTTCCACCTCGGCCTGGGCCATCATCGGCAGCTTAAAGCCGCAAAGAACATTGGAGATCAGGGACTGAAAGTGGGCCTTGGCTGTGTGGTGGATCCAGTGCTCCTTTTTCTCCCGGCCAAAGGCGATGCGCAGGTTGTGCTTGGCCAAGTTTCGATACTTCGGCGAAACGTAAAAGCCGATGGTGCCCAGGATGCGCCCCAGGTACCACACCATCTCCACCGGCAGCAGCCACAGCAGGCCTTCGATGCAGCGAAACAGCGCATACACCAGCCAGTGGCTGATGAGTTGGAGCGTTTGGTTCTTCGGTTTCCTGGATTTGCCCATGCGTCGAGCCTCCTATGGCTCAACGCATTCCGTTGCGCAACCTCCGCGCATAGCTGGGCAGGCGATCAGCTCCACCCCATCCACTCTTTCAGCACCTTCAGGTCGCGCAGGTGGGCCTCGCGGAATTCCTTGAGCACAGCAGGGTTTTTGGCATCGCCTTTCAGGTACTCCACGTGCAGGGAGATGGGGCCGGAGTAGCCGTTTTTGACGACCATTTTGGCAAAGTCTGGGCTCACCTGCCCCTGGCCCAGCGGGCAGCCTTCGGCCTTGCGGCCCTGCCATTGGAAGTCCTTGAAATAAACGCCGCCCCAATGCCCTTCGGTGAGTTTGGCATTCATCGGCCAGGAGTAACCGCCCTCAAGGGTGGCGTGGAAGATATCAAACACGAAGGCGAACTGCGCCGGCGTGTACTCGCGCATGATGGAGTACATGTCCCAGATGGGCGCGGCCACGTAGTCCTTGCCAGAGTGGTTTTGAAACAGCGGCTGGATGCCCAGTTCAGAGCTGAGCTGGACGAGGTCCTTGATCTTCGGTTTGATCTCCTGGAGCTGCGGCCAGATGGGCTGGGTGAGATCGTACTTGAAGTAATTCATGCGGTAGCGCTTCACGCCCAGAGCGGCGGCGGTGCGCAGGACTTTTTCCGTGTGCTGTTCGGCACTCACCTCATTGATCCCAGAGGTCATGATGGTGAGTTCCAGCCCTTGTTTTTTCAGGGCCTCGACGAACTTCGGCAGCTCGGTCTCGATGGCCTCGGGCTCCACGTGACCTTTCGGGCGGATGGGGGCCTCGATGCCGTCCATGCCCATTTCTGCTGCCAGGCTGGCGATGTCGTCATAGGACAGGCCCTGGAGGTGCTTGGTGAAAAAGCAGAGCTTGTTGGGTCGCGCCTTGGCCGCCAGGGCTGGGGTGCTGCTGAGGGCGAGGGAACCGCCGATGAGGGCGGCATTTTTCAGAAAGGAGCGGCGGTCTTGCATGGTGATAGAGGAAACCCAGGCCCAGCCTAAATCTTGCAACCCTTCATGCAATGCTTTGCAGCGGGTAAATGCTCACATCCACCCCGGCAGAGCCGATGATGTGGTCTGGCGGCGTGGCAGGCACGGGCAGGCCATTGAGGGCGAAGAGTTGTGCGTCCCACGCCGCCAGGGTCACCTCTGAGAGGGGATAGGGGCGGTGATGCACCCGGCCGAGACGCAGGCCGCTGGGCGTCTGGGAAAACAGCAGGTAACGCTCCGTCAGGAAGAAATCCAGGCTCCCAGGTTCGGCCTCGCGGGTCTCCTGAGCCAGACGATAGCGAAAGGTCGCGGTGTGGTCCTCTCCCAGCCGCTGGGACGTGTAGGTCACGCCGCCATCCGGGCTCACCTGCTGGCTCATTCGCGCCCGCTGATAAGGCAGGTGGAAAAAGGTACGGGCGATCCACACGGCCAGGGCTTGATTGCAATCCAGTGAGTAAAACCACACTCCTGGCCGCCCCCGGGCATCGTGCACATAGGTGCGGAGATTCAGCTCTAAAAAATCGCTGATGCCCGGCACTGCGGGGAGGAAACGCGGACGAATGCCGCGCATGAAAAAAGGCACCACCGCCACCCAGGCGTGGCCATCGAAGGTATCCACCGTCAGCCCCTCTGGCAGGGTCTTCTGGATCAGCGCGGGATCCATTTTCCAATGCAGGAAAAGGAGCTGCTCCCACCGCTGGAACATGATCTTAGGCAGCGCCGGTGCCAGTCGCAGATGCTGGCGGAATTCGGGGGTGGGGGTCATGATT
It contains:
- a CDS encoding sugar phosphate isomerase/epimerase family protein, whose protein sequence is MQDRRSFLKNAALIGGSLALSSTPALAAKARPNKLCFFTKHLQGLSYDDIASLAAEMGMDGIEAPIRPKGHVEPEAIETELPKFVEALKKQGLELTIMTSGINEVSAEQHTEKVLRTAAALGVKRYRMNYFKYDLTQPIWPQLQEIKPKIKDLVQLSSELGIQPLFQNHSGKDYVAAPIWDMYSIMREYTPAQFAFVFDIFHATLEGGYSWPMNAKLTEGHWGGVYFKDFQWQGRKAEGCPLGQGQVSPDFAKMVVKNGYSGPISLHVEYLKGDAKNPAVLKEFREAHLRDLKVLKEWMGWS
- a CDS encoding YqjF family protein → MTPTPEFRQHLRLAPALPKIMFQRWEQLLFLHWKMDPALIQKTLPEGLTVDTFDGHAWVAVVPFFMRGIRPRFLPAVPGISDFLELNLRTYVHDARGRPGVWFYSLDCNQALAVWIARTFFHLPYQRARMSQQVSPDGGVTYTSQRLGEDHTATFRYRLAQETREAEPGSLDFFLTERYLLFSQTPSGLRLGRVHHRPYPLSEVTLAAWDAQLFALNGLPVPATPPDHIIGSAGVDVSIYPLQSIA